Part of the Bacteroidales bacterium genome is shown below.
TTTATATCAATATTCTTAAACCTAATGAATCTTACACCTAAACGTTCGAGTACCCTCTGCCTGCTAATGTCATATTCAATTTTATTTTCATGACTACTTCCATCAACTTCGATTGCTAAATTTAGTTCATGGCAATAAAAATCAACTATATAGCCATCAATAGGTACCTGGCGATGAAATTCATATCCAAGAGATTTGCGCCGAATCTTGCTCCATAATAAAACTTCAGAATAAGTAGCGTTATTTCTCAATTTTCTGGCTCTCCTTCTTAATTCCGGATTGTATCTGATGAGTTTGTTTCGCATATCCTGATGTTTTATTTAATACAGTTATTCCGTCAAATGAAACACTAGCCTGTCCTTTAACAATTGCTGATCATCAGCATGTCTGACATCCCCCATACTAACATAAATCACTATTCATCATCATACTCAACATCCCCCCTGCCCCCCTTGGGAAGGGGGAGGACATGCTAGAAGATCAGATATGGCCTGACTTTAGACACTTTCTCAACTGGGATTAATTTATTATCAGTAAGGTTGTTAATACCATTTATCCTGCCATTTAGTTCCCTGTACTTCAATATGGCAGTTACTTCGTATTTCTCAAAATATGGCAATCTTGAAAGATCTTTGTATGTTGCTTCATTAATATTTATTTTGTTAACATCCGATGAATCAGCATATACCCTTCCCTGAATAAGCTCAAACGTCTCTGCTGACAATCCGTATACTTCTTTTAGCTGATCCACAGAAGCAAATCCGCCTAAAAGATTTCTGTATTTGATTATTCTGACGGATAAAACCGGACCAATGCCCGGGAGAGATATAAGTTGTGAGGTATCGCAGGAGTTCAGATTAACAACAGGTCTCTTCTGGTAAACAGGTTTTCTATATGCATTATTTGGAGCAACATATTCAGGTCTGCCTGATGTTTTTGACTTCTCTTCCTTTAAACTGGCGGCAGCTTTTCTTTCTTCATTATATAATATACTATCTGAAAGATCCTTAATCTCAAGATTCTTTTCAGGGACAGTATATCTGAGTCCCAGTATCAGAAACGCAATTATCATCAAAATAAAGGTTGACCTTCTTTCCCTCCGGGTATAGCCAAACCAGTTCCTGATTGGTTCAATGTTTAACTTCATTTTTTACAAAAATGCAATGAGACTATTGCAAGGTATGAAATTCTGTGATAATATATATTAGTGTGGAATAAAAAACTGGAATGTGGCAATTATCAGAACGGATAACCAATTCCAAATACAACCGTGAAGTCCCTGAGATTAGTTATATCATTAGGTTTCAGAGTATAAGGCCTGTTAAAAAGTATCCATTTTGAACCATCTGTAATAGTCGGATCTCTCAGCTTCATACCTACATCTATTCTGGCAATAACAAATTTCAGATCAAACCTGAATCCGGTACCAGTGCCGACAGCAATATCCTTATAAAAACTTTTCAATAGAAATTGTGTCCCCATTTGTTCCTTGTCCTCATTGATCGACCAGATATTACCTGCATCAATAAACACTGCTCCTTCAAGGATCCAGAAGAGTTTAAAACGGTATTCGGCATTAGCCTCAATTTTTATGTCAGAGGTCTGGTTGCGGAGGGAAGTATTTGAGATATATGATCCCGGACCAAGTGTTCTGGCCTGCCATGCCCTTATTCCGTTTGCCCCTCCACCAAAATACTGTTTTTCAAATGGCATGGCTGAAGAATTACCATAAGGCATTCCGACACCAACAAATCCACGGTAAGCTACCGAACTGGCATCGTTCAGTTTATAATTATATCTTAGATCTATATCAGTTCTTACATACTGGGCAAAGGGTAATCCTAAAATATTATAGGCTCCATTTGTCTTAGTTCCGCCCGAAATTTTTCCTAGAATAGACGTCATATTTCCGGCTGTCTCGGCATTTATTCTGAGGAACCAGTAATCACGCTTTTTCTGAATCTGTTGATTGTTAAAGATAAATGAATAACTTCCTCCAATAATCATTACATCTTCATAACTTTTTAGCTGAATTGCGGATAATCCTGCCTCAAAAACTGGATCAATCGAGTCAAGGGCATTTACAAGATTAAATTGCAGTGGGTTTACAATATGTTGTTGATATCTGCCTGCCTTCCAGTTATAACCAAATGTAGCAGTAGCAATTGTACGTGTGTACCAGGGCATCGACTGGTAATTATATGCAGCAAGTAATTTTGTTGATGGATTATTTTTCTTTATAAATCCATCAGTTTTGATGAATGGCAGAAGAAATTTGGGGAACTGGAGACTTGTCTCAACACCATATTCCTGAATACTCTGAAGTTTTCCGCTATCAGGTCTGAGTGCTTCATATGCTCCTTTGAGCTTCATACTGAACAACTCAGCACCATGAAACAGATTCTTATGCTGATAAATTAAGTTTACGGCACCTCCGAAATATCCCTGCGAGTTTGTACCTTCAAGTTCAATCTTATATGATTGCTGGGTAAGCAGAGTCAGCAGAATAGAACAGTTAAGCATTACAGGGCTTGCCTGTTGATCCGCACCTCCTTCTATCTCATTATAATTTATATTTACGAGCCTGTAGACATTTAGCGACAAAAGGTGCGACTGGCTTTGTTCAGCATTTGTCAGATTGTAAAGTTCTCCGGGTTTCAGGTACAATGCCTGAAGGATCAGATCGTACTTTATTTCCTGCTTCAAACCTGATGTAACAAAGTAATAACCTTTGTATTCAGTTGTATCAACAGTGCTCAGATATTCATCACCCCTCTCAAGTGCTTCTTTCGGAACATAATCGGGATATATATAAATATTCTTAACCGCGTAAATTGCATGAGGAGTTGTTGTGATTCTGTTCAAATTATCAACCCTTGTTGCATTCCTTACTACATAATGAATATCAACCTGTCTGTTTCCGATAGTACTATCGACTCTGAAGACTATGTGATCTCCTGAAAAACCGTAAAACCCCCTCTCTCTTATAAACCGTTCAAAGCGCTTCTGCTCAGCCTGGAGAACATCAACATCATAGGGTTTACCCCGTTCTATCAGACAGTTTACTGAATCGAAGTAACAGAATTTCTGAATATTGCTATCAGCTATCTCGTAGATGAGGTTACGAATAGTATAGGGTGTTGTAAGCTCAACATTGTAAGTGACTTCTGATCTTCGGTCACTGGTTTCTATGGTGTCCGTTACCTTTCCATCGAAAAAGCCTTTGGAGGCGACATATGACTGAATCTGATTTTTTGTCCTTTCTGTTGCACTGATATCAAAAATTGCAGGTTCCTCCCCTATTTCCCTTAACCAGGAATGAGGCCACTTTTCCTTATTTATGTTTGAAAGGTTATATAATCCCAGGTAAAACCTTGAACCAAAAATCCTCTTATTTGGTTTCTGCCTGATGTATGGTTCCAGATTTGCCTTCTTTACTCCGTCATTATTTACAACAATTGTGTTTTTATCAAGAAGAGTATCTCCTTCCGGAACATATTTTGTTGGATTACATGATGTTACAGCCAATAAAATAAGTATATACGGAAGAAATGATCTTAACAGTGAATAAAGATTATATTTTTGATATTTTCCCAAAATCTGTATAGCGGTATGTTACGCAAATATATCAATAATAATAAGCTCATCCCTGATCCTTTATCACCCTGTTGCAAAAAAAAAGTTATTTTTGTCGGGTATGATAAGTAAAAACAGAGCAAAATTCATTGTTTCTCTTCAGAAAAAGAAAGTAAGAGATGATGAGAGGTTGTTTATTATTGAAGGCGATAAGCTAGTAAGGGAGTTTATGGCCTCAGGAATTCGTATGCATTCGCTGATAGCCAAACCTGAATTTATAAGCTCCATTTCTGGTGAACATCTGAGTAATGTTGCAGAGGTTGATGATGTGAGTTATGAGGAACTTAAGTCAGTCAGTACTCTCAAGACACCTCACAATGCTCTGGCAATTATACCAATGCCTGACAAGGTCCTGAATGTAAATGAGGTCTTTAATGATATTTGTGTTGCTCTCGATTTTGTGCAGGATCCGGGAAATCTTGGTACAATTATCAGAGCGGCAGCGTGGTTTGGGATAAAAAATATTATTTGTTCGCCAGATTGTGTGGATGTTTATAACCCAAAGGTTATACAGGCAAGCATGGGTGCCCTGTTACATGTAAATGTTTTCTATTCTGATCTGAAAATATTTCTGGCGGCTTTTGAAAAAGAGAATATTTCTGTATTCGGGACACTACTTGAGGGAGAATCTATTTACAGTCATAGGCTTGCAAATAAAGGCATTATCCTTCTTGGAAACGAATCAAAAGGTATTTCTGCAGATCTTTTGCCATACATTACAGAAAAAATAATGATTCCCAAATTCAGTATGGGAAAACACGGGATTGATTCACTGAATGTAGGTATGGCTGCTTCGGTAGTATTCTCTGAATTTGCCCGCAGGTCAGGTGGTTTGAGCTAAGACAGCAATAGCCTCAGCAGCTCTCATACCATCTATAGCAGAAGATACAATTCCACCGGCGTAGCCTGATCCTTCTCCGCAGGGGTATAATCCTGAAATTCTTATATGATTCATTTTCTCCGGATCTCTGGGAATTCTGACAGGAGAAGAGGTCCTCGATTCCACACCCAGAACAACAGCTTCATTGGTAAGGTAACCGTTCATCATATGTCCGAACAACCGGAATCCGTCACGCAGCCTGCGGCCTATAGACTTGGGCAGCCAGCTGTGCAGTGGTGAAGATGTGATGCCTGGGAAATAGGAAACCTTTGGCAAAGTACCGGAAGACTCACCTGCAACAAAATCTGCGAGCCGCTGAGCCGGAGCATGCTGTGTATGCCCTCCATTCTGCCATGCATCGCGTTCAAGTTCTTTCTGAAACTCAATGCCGGCCAGAACTCCTGAACTGCTGTATTTGGCAAAATCCTCAGTTTTTATTTCGACAACTATTCCTGAATTGGCATATGGGGAATTTCTTCCGGATGGAGACATTCCGTTAACAACAACCTCTTCCTGCGAGGTAGCGGATGGGACAATAAAACCACCAGGACACATACAGAATGAATAGACTCCCCTTCCGTCTACCTGTTTGGCAAGATTATACGAAGCAGCCGGAAGAAACTCCCCTCTGCTGTTACCATGGTACTGAATTTTGTCGATTAGCTCCTGAGGATGCTCAACCCTTACCCCCATTGCAAAGGGTTTCATCTCCAGGTCTATTCCCCTGTTGCGGCAAATCTCATAAATGTCCCTGGCCGAGTGACCGGTGGCGAGTATAACAAAATCGGATGTATATTTCGCGTTATCAGATGTTATAACACCCTTGATCTTATCACCTTCCAGAATGAAATCAGTTACCTTTTTTTCAAGAATGAACTGTCCGCCGGCTTCAACTATTGACTTTCGTATATTAGAAATAATACCGGGAAGTTTATCTGTACCAAGATGAGGATGAGCCTCATACATTATGTTTTCGTTTGCGCCATGAAAACACAGCAGTTCCTGGACTCTTGTATTATCACCTCTTTTTTTGGAGCGTGTATAGAGCTTGCCGTCGGAATATGTTCCTGCACCACCCTCACCGAAACAATAATTACTATCAGGATTCACCAGCTGTTCACGGCTGATTTTGGCTATATCTATCTTACGTGAGGAGACATCGCGGCCTCTTTCAAGTATTACCGGACGAAGTCCCAGTTCAATCAGGCGGAGAGCAGCAAATAGTCCTGCGGGACCAGCTCCGACAATTATTACTTCTTTTGCAGAAGTTACATTCTTTGGAAGAAAAGGGACTAAAAACGGGCTGACAGTATCATTGCCTGAAATCAGTTCAACTGTAAGGTTAACTCGAATATTTTTTTTTCTGGCATCAACAGATCTCTTGATAATTCTCAGAGCTGAAATCTCTTTCTGATCTAATCCTGCAAGGGATGCTGCAATTTTCTTTACTGCTGCTTCATCCGCAGCAGCAGATGGAACCAGATTTATCTGAACCTGTTTTATCATTATTATTATTCAAAATGAAATGAAAGAACCCAAATCTGTGACTTCATCTTTTCAATAGCATAATAGTATTCCTCATGTCCGGGAGCAGCTTCTTTTACCAGGACATCGCCGAATCCGTTTGACATTTTTAATTCAATTGAAAGTTTGAAGTAGGTAAGATAGAAATCCATTCCGGCGCCCAGTTCATAGTATAGATCAGGCCGTTTTAATCTGAGATAGACCTCCTTTTTCGGATCATCCTCAAATTCCTTCTTGCCGGCAAGATCATAACGATAATTCAGTCCGGTGATAACATATGGCCTGACATTATTCATCCGGTCGCCTTTAAATTTTAGCAGAAGAGGAAATTCAAGGAATGATGATTCAAGTTTCTGCGGAGTGAGAATCAGTTCTCCATCTTTGTAATACCTGATTACCCTTTGTCCGAATGAGACACCGGGAAGAAACCTTAAATCCAGATATTTTGCAGGCCTGAGATCTGTTACTATCTGGATATTTATACCAGGATTTAAAATACTTACCTCAGGATAAATGTTGGTGGCATCTATAAAAGCTTTTGAAGGAGTTATGTTAAGATCCATTGCATTAAATCCAAGGCAGAATCCAAAATGAAGGACTTTTTCATCATACCACGATTCGTTCTTAGGTTTCTGCTTCTGTCCGTAAGAATTAAGACATAACAGCATAAGACCACTGACTAATACGCTATATAAGTATATTTTTTTCAACGCTTCAACTTCTTCAACTTTTCAACCACTTTTTCAATGAATACAAGATAGTAAACTGCTTCAAATTACAATTATTGTATCGATTTTTTGATTCCGGTATAAATACTTGCAATACCTCCTGTAAGCTTAATCTGCTTCGTCTCAGAAAAACCTGCCTGAGACAGCAAACTTAGGAAGGCCTCATTATCGGGAAATTTCATAACTGAATCCGGAAGGTAGTTATATGCAGCTTTATCTTTTGAAAATATCCTGCCAAAAAATGGCAGGATATTCCTGAAGTAAAAACTATAAACAGATCTGAATGGAAATCCTGAAGGTTTCGAAAACTCCAAAACCATTATTAATCCGTTATTCCTGAGTACTCTCTTCATTTCTGAAAGCCCAATAATCGGATGCGAGAAGTTCCTTACACCAAAAGCAACCATGGCAACATCAAATTTATTGTCTTCGAACGGTATCTTTTCTGAATCAGCATGAATAAGTTCTATTCTTTCTGATAGTCCTTTCCGTGCGACCTTCTGCCGGCCAATCTCAAGCATATTGGCAGATATATCAATACCTGTAATTTTAACCGGATTAAGTCTGACTGAAGCAATTGCAAGATCTGCTGTTCCTGTAGCAACATCGAGAATCACAGGATTTTTCTGATGTTTTGAGATTACCCTGATGGCTCTTTTTCTCCATAACCGGTCAATGTTGAAAGACAGAAAGTGATTCAGAAAATCATATCTCCATGCAATGGAATTAAACATGGTTTCAACCGCAGCTTTCTTATCTTCCATAAATAAAATAAAGCGCAAAGATAGGATTAAAATTAATTTCTACTTTTATACTCACATTTTTCAAGCTTAATAAGATGAACAGCATAATTATGGTCACAGGTGCAACCGCCGGCTTTGGTAAAGCCATTGCACTCAGATTTGCCAGACACGGATATAACATTATAATTACAGGGCGACGGAAAGAGCGACTCGATGAGCTTGAAAAAGAACTTCTCTCAGCAGGCAATATCAAAGTACTCTCTCTGAACTTTGATGTAAGGAAGCAGACTGATGTTTCAACAGTTATTGACACTTTACCTGCTGAGTGGAAGAACATTGACATTCTTGTAAACAATGCCGGCCTGGCAGTTGGAATGTCACATATAGATAAAGGTACTATCGACGACTGGGAGAGGATGATCGATACAAATATAAAAGGGCTTCTTTATGTAACCAGGGCTGTTTCTCCGCTAATGGTTGAACGGAACACCGGACATATTTTCAATATCGGTTCTATTGCCGGACTTGAGGCCTATGAAAACGGTAATGTTTACTGTGCTACAAAAGCTGCAGTAACTGCACTGTCGAGATCAATGAGGATTGACCTGTTAAAACATAATATTAAGGTAACAAATATTGCTCCGGGAATGGCTGACACTGAGTTTTCTATTGTTCGCTTCAAAGGCGACAAAGAAAAAGCAGACGCAGTCTATACAGGTATTGACGCCCTTACAGCTGATGATATAGCTGATGTAATATATTATTGTGCAACTCTGCCTGCTCATGTTTGTATTAATGAACTTGTCATTACTCCAACGCAGCAGGCAAGTGTTATGCATAATAACAGACGATAACTAAAAGCGTTGAGCGTAAAGCGAAGAGCGTAGAGCGTAAAGCGTAGAGCGAAGAACTATAGAGCGTAAAGCGTAGAGCGTAAAGCGTAGAGCGTAGAGCGTAAAGAACATAGAGATGAGTAAGATTGAAAGTTACAAGGATTTAATAG
Proteins encoded:
- a CDS encoding endonuclease domain-containing protein; this translates as MRNKLIRYNPELRRRARKLRNNATYSEVLLWSKIRRKSLGYEFHRQVPIDGYIVDFYCHELNLAIEVDGSSHENKIEYDISRQRVLERLGVRFIRFKNIDINRNMNDVLRALEGVIIEIEESKLRNNNMD
- a CDS encoding helix-hairpin-helix domain-containing protein, whose protein sequence is MKLNIEPIRNWFGYTRRERRSTFILMIIAFLILGLRYTVPEKNLEIKDLSDSILYNEERKAAASLKEEKSKTSGRPEYVAPNNAYRKPVYQKRPVVNLNSCDTSQLISLPGIGPVLSVRIIKYRNLLGGFASVDQLKEVYGLSAETFELIQGRVYADSSDVNKININEATYKDLSRLPYFEKYEVTAILKYRELNGRINGINNLTDNKLIPVEKVSKVRPYLIF
- a CDS encoding BamA/TamA family outer membrane protein, which gives rise to MAVTSCNPTKYVPEGDTLLDKNTIVVNNDGVKKANLEPYIRQKPNKRIFGSRFYLGLYNLSNINKEKWPHSWLREIGEEPAIFDISATERTKNQIQSYVASKGFFDGKVTDTIETSDRRSEVTYNVELTTPYTIRNLIYEIADSNIQKFCYFDSVNCLIERGKPYDVDVLQAEQKRFERFIRERGFYGFSGDHIVFRVDSTIGNRQVDIHYVVRNATRVDNLNRITTTPHAIYAVKNIYIYPDYVPKEALERGDEYLSTVDTTEYKGYYFVTSGLKQEIKYDLILQALYLKPGELYNLTNAEQSQSHLLSLNVYRLVNINYNEIEGGADQQASPVMLNCSILLTLLTQQSYKIELEGTNSQGYFGGAVNLIYQHKNLFHGAELFSMKLKGAYEALRPDSGKLQSIQEYGVETSLQFPKFLLPFIKTDGFIKKNNPSTKLLAAYNYQSMPWYTRTIATATFGYNWKAGRYQQHIVNPLQFNLVNALDSIDPVFEAGLSAIQLKSYEDVMIIGGSYSFIFNNQQIQKKRDYWFLRINAETAGNMTSILGKISGGTKTNGAYNILGLPFAQYVRTDIDLRYNYKLNDASSVAYRGFVGVGMPYGNSSAMPFEKQYFGGGANGIRAWQARTLGPGSYISNTSLRNQTSDIKIEANAEYRFKLFWILEGAVFIDAGNIWSINEDKEQMGTQFLLKSFYKDIAVGTGTGFRFDLKFVIARIDVGMKLRDPTITDGSKWILFNRPYTLKPNDITNLRDFTVVFGIGYPF
- a CDS encoding RNA methyltransferase; protein product: MISKNRAKFIVSLQKKKVRDDERLFIIEGDKLVREFMASGIRMHSLIAKPEFISSISGEHLSNVAEVDDVSYEELKSVSTLKTPHNALAIIPMPDKVLNVNEVFNDICVALDFVQDPGNLGTIIRAAAWFGIKNIICSPDCVDVYNPKVIQASMGALLHVNVFYSDLKIFLAAFEKENISVFGTLLEGESIYSHRLANKGIILLGNESKGISADLLPYITEKIMIPKFSMGKHGIDSLNVGMAASVVFSEFARRSGGLS
- a CDS encoding NAD(P)/FAD-dependent oxidoreductase, which translates into the protein MIKQVQINLVPSAAADEAAVKKIAASLAGLDQKEISALRIIKRSVDARKKNIRVNLTVELISGNDTVSPFLVPFLPKNVTSAKEVIIVGAGPAGLFAALRLIELGLRPVILERGRDVSSRKIDIAKISREQLVNPDSNYCFGEGGAGTYSDGKLYTRSKKRGDNTRVQELLCFHGANENIMYEAHPHLGTDKLPGIISNIRKSIVEAGGQFILEKKVTDFILEGDKIKGVITSDNAKYTSDFVILATGHSARDIYEICRNRGIDLEMKPFAMGVRVEHPQELIDKIQYHGNSRGEFLPAASYNLAKQVDGRGVYSFCMCPGGFIVPSATSQEEVVVNGMSPSGRNSPYANSGIVVEIKTEDFAKYSSSGVLAGIEFQKELERDAWQNGGHTQHAPAQRLADFVAGESSGTLPKVSYFPGITSSPLHSWLPKSIGRRLRDGFRLFGHMMNGYLTNEAVVLGVESRTSSPVRIPRDPEKMNHIRISGLYPCGEGSGYAGGIVSSAIDGMRAAEAIAVLAQTT
- a CDS encoding PorT family protein yields the protein MLLCLNSYGQKQKPKNESWYDEKVLHFGFCLGFNAMDLNITPSKAFIDATNIYPEVSILNPGINIQIVTDLRPAKYLDLRFLPGVSFGQRVIRYYKDGELILTPQKLESSFLEFPLLLKFKGDRMNNVRPYVITGLNYRYDLAGKKEFEDDPKKEVYLRLKRPDLYYELGAGMDFYLTYFKLSIELKMSNGFGDVLVKEAAPGHEEYYYAIEKMKSQIWVLSFHFE
- the ubiE gene encoding bifunctional demethylmenaquinone methyltransferase/2-methoxy-6-polyprenyl-1,4-benzoquinol methylase UbiE encodes the protein MEDKKAAVETMFNSIAWRYDFLNHFLSFNIDRLWRKRAIRVISKHQKNPVILDVATGTADLAIASVRLNPVKITGIDISANMLEIGRQKVARKGLSERIELIHADSEKIPFEDNKFDVAMVAFGVRNFSHPIIGLSEMKRVLRNNGLIMVLEFSKPSGFPFRSVYSFYFRNILPFFGRIFSKDKAAYNYLPDSVMKFPDNEAFLSLLSQAGFSETKQIKLTGGIASIYTGIKKSIQ
- a CDS encoding SDR family NAD(P)-dependent oxidoreductase, with protein sequence MNSIIMVTGATAGFGKAIALRFARHGYNIIITGRRKERLDELEKELLSAGNIKVLSLNFDVRKQTDVSTVIDTLPAEWKNIDILVNNAGLAVGMSHIDKGTIDDWERMIDTNIKGLLYVTRAVSPLMVERNTGHIFNIGSIAGLEAYENGNVYCATKAAVTALSRSMRIDLLKHNIKVTNIAPGMADTEFSIVRFKGDKEKADAVYTGIDALTADDIADVIYYCATLPAHVCINELVITPTQQASVMHNNRR